In one Niveibacterium umoris genomic region, the following are encoded:
- a CDS encoding AmpG family muropeptide MFS transporter produces MTTTPQPSLWQTLLTRKMLICIVLGFSSGLPLFLLFNLVPAWLKTEGLSLKAIGAFALVQFPYTWKFLWAPFADRYAVPGLGRRRGWMLLSQLALIGAVVALGALNPVVDLSAVVALAALVAFLSATQDIAIDAYRRELLAETELGFGNAVFVNAYKIAGLVPGSLSLFLADHLPWFEVFAITAAFLIPGALLSLAVSEPAAAKAAPRTLRDAVVEPFHEFFNRHGWQSAALVLAFIFFYKLGDSLATALATPFYLEMGFSKTDIGIVAKNAGLWCSVAGGLLGGVWMIKLGINRALWLFGVAQAVAVLGFAWLAWIGPGSGDATHLLQLGLVIGAEAFGVGLGTTAFVAFIARTTNPAYSATQFALFTSLMAVPRTVINAFAGVLVEQMGWFNFFWLCFALALPGMWLLARVAPWRDDAA; encoded by the coding sequence ATGACGACGACGCCCCAACCCTCACTCTGGCAGACGCTGCTGACCCGCAAGATGCTGATCTGCATCGTGCTGGGTTTCAGCTCCGGCCTGCCGCTATTCCTGCTCTTCAACCTGGTGCCCGCGTGGCTCAAGACCGAAGGCCTGTCGCTGAAGGCGATCGGCGCCTTTGCGCTGGTGCAGTTTCCCTACACCTGGAAATTCCTCTGGGCGCCCTTCGCCGATCGCTACGCGGTGCCCGGTCTGGGCCGGCGACGGGGCTGGATGCTGCTGTCGCAGCTCGCGCTGATCGGCGCAGTAGTGGCACTGGGGGCGCTGAATCCGGTGGTCGACCTGAGCGCGGTGGTGGCGCTGGCGGCCCTGGTGGCATTCCTCTCCGCCACGCAGGACATCGCGATCGACGCCTACCGGCGCGAACTGCTGGCAGAAACGGAACTGGGCTTCGGCAATGCGGTGTTCGTCAACGCCTACAAGATCGCCGGCCTCGTGCCCGGTTCGCTGTCGCTGTTTCTGGCCGACCATCTCCCTTGGTTCGAAGTGTTCGCGATCACCGCGGCCTTCCTGATTCCGGGCGCGCTGCTGTCGCTGGCCGTGAGCGAACCCGCCGCCGCCAAGGCCGCGCCGCGAACCTTGCGCGATGCGGTGGTCGAGCCCTTCCATGAGTTCTTCAACCGCCACGGCTGGCAAAGCGCGGCGCTGGTGCTGGCCTTCATCTTCTTCTACAAGCTGGGCGATTCACTGGCCACCGCGCTCGCGACACCGTTCTACCTCGAGATGGGCTTTTCCAAGACCGATATCGGTATCGTCGCGAAGAACGCCGGCCTGTGGTGCAGCGTGGCGGGCGGTCTGCTCGGCGGCGTGTGGATGATCAAGCTCGGCATCAACCGCGCCCTGTGGCTGTTCGGGGTGGCACAGGCGGTGGCGGTGCTCGGCTTCGCCTGGCTCGCCTGGATCGGCCCCGGCAGCGGCGACGCAACGCATCTGCTGCAGCTGGGCCTGGTCATCGGGGCGGAAGCCTTCGGTGTCGGGCTGGGCACCACAGCCTTCGTGGCCTTCATTGCACGCACCACCAACCCCGCCTACTCCGCCACGCAGTTTGCGCTGTTCACCAGCCTGATGGCGGTACCGCGGACGGTGATCAACGCCTTCGCCGGCGTTCTGGTCGAGCAGATGGGCTGGTTCAATTTCTTCTGGCTGTGCTTTGCGCTCGCCCTGCCCGGCATGTGGCTGCTGGCGCGGGTGGCGCCGTGGCGCGACGACGCCGCCTGA
- a CDS encoding class I SAM-dependent methyltransferase, with the protein MTEDGPPPSIEAIWARYDADEARLSAPLSERMLDLAELRPGMQVLDIASGRGEPALRAARRVAPKGRVVGTDCAESMLRMAQARAQREGVRNLELRRLAAESLATLPQASFDAALARWGLMYLEDPVAALKGARHALRPGGLLVVAVWAEPERVPYFSLPREVLARHAPVPPIEIGVQGTFRYAAADALARDLVESGFDLLAQEEVEVDVMEARTPAELVAWTRAFGMGRLLNTLPQTVQRAWAADLVAMAPSLRKGGVMRLGGVTRIVVARRAA; encoded by the coding sequence ATGACTGAGGATGGCCCCCCGCCCAGTATCGAAGCGATCTGGGCACGCTACGACGCCGACGAGGCGCGCCTGTCCGCGCCCTTGAGCGAGCGCATGCTCGACCTGGCCGAGTTGCGGCCGGGCATGCAGGTGCTGGACATCGCGAGCGGGCGGGGCGAGCCGGCCCTTCGCGCGGCACGACGCGTGGCGCCCAAGGGTCGCGTGGTCGGTACCGATTGCGCCGAGAGCATGTTGCGGATGGCGCAGGCGAGAGCCCAGCGCGAAGGCGTGCGCAATCTCGAATTGCGGCGGTTGGCGGCAGAATCGCTCGCCACGCTGCCCCAAGCATCGTTCGATGCTGCGCTCGCGCGATGGGGCTTGATGTATCTGGAGGACCCGGTTGCCGCGCTCAAGGGCGCCCGCCATGCCTTGCGACCGGGTGGACTTCTGGTTGTGGCCGTGTGGGCCGAGCCCGAGCGTGTGCCGTACTTTTCCTTGCCGCGCGAAGTCCTGGCCCGTCATGCGCCGGTTCCGCCCATCGAAATCGGCGTACAGGGAACGTTTCGCTACGCGGCGGCGGATGCGCTGGCGCGCGATCTCGTCGAATCGGGTTTCGATCTGCTTGCGCAGGAGGAGGTCGAAGTTGATGTCATGGAGGCCCGAACACCCGCCGAGTTGGTGGCGTGGACGCGCGCCTTCGGCATGGGGCGCTTGCTCAACACGCTGCCTCAAACGGTGCAGCGCGCCTGGGCGGCTGACCTCGTCGCGATGGCGCCTTCGCTACGCAAGGGCGGGGTCATGCGCCTGGGTGGCGTGACCCGGATTGTGGTCGCGCGGCGCGCGGCTTGA
- a CDS encoding anaerobic ribonucleoside-triphosphate reductase activating protein — MPRAPWQQRIQVGGFNPFSTIDWPGKLAAVVFLRGCPWRCGYCHNPELQTRLGPAPIAWEEVEAQLIRRRGFIDGVVFSGGEPTADRALPEAISRVRELGYAVGLHTGGAYPERLEALLPQLDWVGFDLKTDPARYETVTGVAGSGGRAWASAQRIASSGVAHEFRMTFHPQLVAPAAALRAAHAARTLGVEHFALQTFRARECISPALSRDARIPPSLADVLGVLFPRFTLRGAC, encoded by the coding sequence TTGCCACGCGCACCCTGGCAACAGCGCATCCAGGTCGGCGGCTTCAACCCGTTCTCGACGATCGATTGGCCCGGCAAGCTTGCGGCCGTGGTCTTCCTGCGCGGCTGCCCGTGGCGCTGCGGCTACTGCCACAACCCGGAGCTGCAGACCCGGCTCGGCCCCGCCCCGATTGCCTGGGAGGAAGTCGAGGCACAGCTGATCCGCCGCCGCGGCTTCATCGACGGCGTGGTCTTCTCGGGTGGCGAACCGACCGCAGATCGTGCGCTACCGGAAGCCATCTCGCGCGTGCGTGAACTGGGTTACGCCGTCGGGCTGCACACCGGGGGGGCTTACCCTGAACGGCTGGAGGCCTTGCTCCCCCAACTCGACTGGGTGGGCTTCGACCTGAAGACCGACCCCGCCCGCTATGAAACCGTGACCGGCGTTGCGGGCAGCGGCGGGCGCGCGTGGGCGTCGGCGCAAAGGATCGCGTCGTCCGGCGTTGCCCATGAATTCCGCATGACCTTCCATCCGCAGCTTGTCGCGCCGGCGGCGGCCCTGCGCGCGGCACACGCTGCGCGCACGCTGGGCGTCGAACACTTCGCCCTGCAGACGTTCCGTGCGCGTGAATGCATCTCACCCGCCTTGTCGCGTGATGCTCGCATTCCGCCTTCGCTGGCGGATGTATTGGGTGTGCTCTTTCCCCGCTTCACTTTGCGCGGGGCATGCTGA
- a CDS encoding diguanylate cyclase domain-containing protein encodes MGTPLSDAAKALHVTIVRDLDELSTAQTESEIIQRGVDIAQAATGSRIAYLHFINDDQSSIELGVWSHDTLAGCQAVYDRHYPIAAAGIWAESARTRRACIDNDYAAAQGKRGLPDGHVHLRRHLGLPVVDEGLVRMLVGVGNKPIDYDENDVALLDMVARRIWSLTRQRRLLEQYIDLARRFRHVQELALICGFEYDVDEDRISFDAVFDPIFHADAFSERPGNLAAFLERVAPGDHEEVRAAVGGEATARRVARITCLRYSGEHFPAELKVEFRPREVGRGVIGIGILQDISEELAVEDLRQRADHDPLTGLPNRRHLDHWFSQGLGRRGDNDGVAFLYVDLDDFKPVNDRFGHAAGDEVLRIVAQRLAHAVRKDDLVARLGGDEFAVVQTGRVTRESAAVLAGKIVKLIAEPITALGRPLQIGASVGVAISYDAQCALDEICAAADAALYKVKAAGGRRYLISGTDVAS; translated from the coding sequence GTGGGCACACCCCTGTCCGACGCCGCAAAGGCGCTTCACGTCACCATCGTCCGCGACCTGGATGAGCTGAGCACGGCTCAGACCGAATCCGAAATCATCCAGCGCGGCGTCGACATCGCGCAGGCCGCCACCGGCAGCCGTATCGCCTACCTGCATTTCATCAACGACGATCAAAGCTCCATCGAACTGGGCGTGTGGTCGCACGACACGCTGGCGGGCTGCCAGGCCGTCTACGACCGGCATTACCCGATTGCAGCCGCCGGCATCTGGGCCGAGTCGGCGCGTACCCGGCGCGCATGCATCGATAACGACTACGCCGCAGCGCAGGGCAAACGCGGGCTGCCCGATGGGCACGTGCACCTGCGCCGCCATCTCGGGCTGCCGGTGGTCGACGAAGGACTGGTGCGAATGCTGGTGGGCGTCGGCAACAAACCCATCGACTACGACGAAAACGATGTTGCGCTGCTGGACATGGTCGCCCGCCGGATCTGGTCGCTGACGCGACAGCGCCGCTTGCTCGAGCAGTACATCGACCTTGCCCGACGTTTCCGCCATGTGCAGGAACTCGCCTTGATCTGCGGCTTCGAGTACGACGTCGATGAAGACCGGATCAGCTTCGATGCCGTGTTCGATCCGATCTTCCATGCCGACGCCTTCAGTGAGCGCCCCGGCAATCTCGCGGCCTTTCTCGAAAGGGTTGCGCCGGGCGATCACGAAGAGGTTCGCGCCGCCGTCGGCGGCGAAGCTACGGCCCGGCGTGTCGCCCGCATCACATGCCTGCGGTACTCCGGCGAGCACTTTCCCGCGGAGCTGAAGGTGGAGTTCCGCCCACGGGAGGTCGGTCGCGGCGTCATCGGTATCGGCATCCTGCAGGACATCAGCGAGGAACTTGCGGTCGAAGACCTTCGCCAGCGCGCCGACCACGACCCGCTGACCGGGCTGCCCAACCGCCGCCACCTCGATCACTGGTTCAGTCAGGGCCTCGGGCGTCGCGGCGACAACGACGGCGTCGCCTTCCTCTACGTGGATCTGGACGATTTCAAACCGGTGAACGATCGCTTCGGACACGCCGCCGGTGACGAAGTGCTGCGCATCGTCGCGCAACGACTCGCGCATGCCGTGCGCAAGGACGATCTGGTCGCCCGCCTCGGCGGTGACGAGTTTGCCGTGGTGCAGACCGGCCGCGTCACACGTGAATCGGCGGCGGTGCTGGCAGGCAAGATTGTCAAACTGATCGCCGAGCCCATCACCGCGCTGGGGCGACCCTTGCAGATTGGCGCCAGCGTCGGCGTCGCGATCAGCTACGACGCGCAATGCGCACTCGACGAGATCTGCGCCGCCGCCGACGCGGCGCTCTACAAGGTCAAGGCGGCCGGTGGACGACGCTACCTGATCAGCGGCACCGACGTGGCGTCGTGA
- a CDS encoding carbonic anhydrase, translated as MRSAAIRLSLLGLCALAQPALSADWFHVAREKGRSIDLDRASVLASDAGTKVAWGRVVLTDEEVDAAGYKTVKALNRYDCRSQTFLTVKRVYLDKQGLTIREEPAQAPKPIPIQPGTLDDHFFKEVCKPATLQQLAKVAAAAEQKALEMSGPAPKLNKPDVAMRHADLQMVKEEPHAEAPSDKPITSKPLIQLPPKPAPRVTEAPKAEAPPPPPPTAAPRYYRPPPRKSVAPKDAHEAPPSHAGEMIMSPHAHWSYEGETGPQNWSRMKPEYATCGSGSRQSPIDIRDGIKVELEPIKFDYKPSYFRIIDNGHTIQVTVGPGLNMEVMGRTYELQQFHFHRPSEERIDGRAFDMVVHLVHKDLDGKLAVVAVLLDRGSAHPLIQTLWNNLPLEKNESYQPAVAINPADLLPSDKSYFTYMGSLTTPPCSEGVLWMVMRQPAQLSPDQLAVFTRFYRNNARPIQPPNGRIIKESR; from the coding sequence ATGCGCAGCGCAGCTATTCGTCTTTCCCTGCTCGGTCTGTGTGCCCTCGCACAGCCCGCCCTATCGGCGGACTGGTTCCATGTCGCACGGGAAAAAGGGCGCAGCATCGATCTGGACCGCGCGAGCGTGCTCGCTTCAGACGCCGGCACCAAGGTCGCCTGGGGGCGCGTCGTGCTGACCGACGAGGAAGTGGACGCCGCCGGCTACAAGACGGTCAAGGCGCTCAACCGCTACGACTGCCGCAGCCAGACGTTCCTGACGGTCAAGCGGGTGTATCTCGACAAGCAGGGTCTGACGATCCGCGAAGAGCCGGCCCAGGCGCCCAAACCGATTCCGATCCAGCCCGGCACGCTCGACGACCACTTCTTCAAGGAAGTGTGCAAACCGGCCACGCTGCAGCAGTTGGCCAAGGTCGCGGCGGCGGCTGAACAGAAAGCACTGGAAATGTCGGGGCCGGCCCCGAAATTGAACAAGCCGGACGTGGCGATGCGCCACGCCGATCTGCAAATGGTGAAGGAAGAGCCGCATGCAGAGGCGCCCAGCGACAAGCCGATCACCAGCAAGCCCTTGATCCAGCTGCCGCCCAAGCCCGCCCCGCGCGTGACCGAGGCGCCCAAGGCCGAAGCGCCACCGCCTCCGCCACCGACCGCGGCGCCGCGTTACTACCGCCCGCCTCCGCGCAAGAGCGTAGCGCCGAAAGATGCGCACGAGGCACCGCCGTCGCATGCTGGCGAGATGATCATGTCGCCGCACGCGCATTGGAGCTATGAAGGCGAAACCGGCCCGCAAAACTGGTCGCGCATGAAGCCCGAATACGCCACCTGCGGCAGTGGCAGCCGGCAATCGCCAATCGACATCCGCGACGGCATCAAGGTGGAACTGGAGCCGATCAAATTCGACTACAAGCCGAGCTACTTCCGCATCATCGATAACGGCCACACGATCCAGGTCACCGTCGGGCCGGGCCTGAACATGGAAGTCATGGGCCGCACTTACGAGCTGCAGCAGTTCCACTTCCACCGCCCCTCGGAAGAGCGCATCGACGGCCGCGCCTTCGACATGGTCGTGCACCTGGTGCACAAGGATCTTGACGGCAAGCTGGCGGTCGTAGCGGTGCTGCTTGACCGGGGTAGCGCACATCCGCTGATCCAGACGCTGTGGAACAACCTGCCGCTGGAGAAGAACGAGTCCTATCAGCCCGCGGTGGCGATCAACCCGGCCGATCTGTTGCCTTCCGACAAGAGCTATTTCACCTACATGGGCTCGCTGACCACGCCGCCTTGCAGCGAGGGCGTGCTGTGGATGGTGATGCGTCAACCGGCCCAGTTGTCGCCGGATCAACTCGCCGTGTTCACCCGCTTCTACCGCAACAACGCGCGGCCGATCCAGCCCCCCAACGGGCGTATCATCAAGGAGTCGCGCTGA
- a CDS encoding DMT family transporter — MPHSERGRLIGALLVLVAAACFGLMPIFSAPAWRDGLRPADLLSLRFAIAAAILWLIVFTRRQPLPRGHSLFLLIGMGTLGYAGLAMCYFTALTVAPAVVVALLLYLYPAFVTALAWLLHGERADRRRLIALGCALGGCALTIGYASGAQPLGIALGVASGLIYALYTLAGRRLPAGTPAFSQAAVVCSSGCLAISLLTLPTGPHLPQSAQAWAGVVALAVVSTVLGVSCFLAGLRRLGPTRTATLSTFEPVVTALAGAAFLGQPLGPGTLAGGALILLAGFLVVGR; from the coding sequence ATGCCTCACTCCGAACGCGGCCGCCTGATCGGCGCCCTGCTCGTCCTTGTTGCCGCAGCCTGCTTCGGGCTGATGCCGATATTCAGCGCGCCGGCCTGGCGCGACGGCCTGCGGCCGGCCGATCTGCTGAGCCTGCGCTTCGCGATTGCCGCGGCGATCCTGTGGCTGATCGTCTTCACCCGACGCCAGCCGCTGCCGCGCGGCCACAGCCTGTTCCTGCTGATCGGCATGGGCACGCTGGGCTACGCCGGCCTCGCGATGTGCTACTTCACGGCGCTGACGGTGGCACCGGCGGTCGTCGTTGCGCTGCTGCTCTACCTCTACCCCGCATTCGTCACCGCATTGGCCTGGTTGCTGCATGGCGAGCGCGCCGATCGCAGGCGCCTGATCGCGCTCGGCTGCGCACTGGGCGGCTGCGCGCTGACGATCGGCTATGCAAGCGGCGCGCAGCCGCTGGGCATCGCGCTGGGTGTTGCGTCGGGCCTGATCTATGCGCTCTACACGCTGGCCGGCCGGCGGCTGCCCGCCGGCACCCCGGCGTTCTCGCAGGCGGCGGTGGTGTGCAGCAGTGGCTGTCTCGCGATCTCGCTGCTGACCCTGCCCACCGGCCCCCATCTGCCGCAGAGCGCCCAGGCCTGGGCGGGGGTGGTCGCGCTCGCCGTGGTGTCCACCGTGCTGGGGGTCAGCTGCTTCCTCGCCGGGCTGCGGCGGCTCGGGCCCACCCGCACCGCGACGCTATCGACCTTCGAACCGGTGGTCACCGCGCTGGCCGGCGCGGCCTTTCTCGGGCAGCCGCTGGGCCCCGGCACCCTCGCAGGCGGCGCGCTGATCCTGCTGGCCGGATTCCTGGTGGTGGGGCGCTGA